A region of Dioscorea cayenensis subsp. rotundata cultivar TDr96_F1 chromosome 5, TDr96_F1_v2_PseudoChromosome.rev07_lg8_w22 25.fasta, whole genome shotgun sequence DNA encodes the following proteins:
- the LOC120259977 gene encoding 6,7-dimethyl-8-ribityllumazine synthase, chloroplastic → MASFAAALELHRHILSPVYSPDFSRMNPKSAPRTLISFSSSVRFPSTHLSNGRTSERLESLVASASNKRLIGSLMNAKGLRFAVVVARFNEVVTKLLLEGALETFRRYSVKDDDVTVVEVPGSFEIPVVAQKLGKSGDFDAILCIGAVIRGDTTHYDAVANSAASGVLSAGLSSGVPCIFGVLTCDDMDQALNRAGGKSGNKGAETALTAIEMASLFQHHLK, encoded by the exons ATGGCCTCGTTTGCGGCGGCGTTGGAGCTTCATCGCCACATCCTCTCGCCGGTTTACTCGCCGGATTTCTCCAGGATGAACCCTAAATCGGCGCCCAGAACCctcatctccttctcttcttcaGTACGAT TTCCTTCGACCCATTTGAGTAATGGGAGGACTAGTGAGCGCTTGGAGTCATTGGTGGCCTCCGCCAGCAACAAGCGCCTGATTGGCTCGCTGATGAATGCCAAAGGTCTCCGCTTTGCTGTG GTTGTGGCGCGGTTCAATGAGGTTGTGACCAAGTTGCTCTTAGAAGGAGCCTTGGAGACTTTTAGACGGTATTCTGTTAAAGATGATGACGTTACG GTTGTGGAAGTTCCTGGTAGCTTTGAAATTCCTGTGGTTGCTCAAAAGCTTGGGAAGTCCGGAGATTTTGATGCAATTTTGTGCATTGGAGCTGTG ATTAGAGGTGATACTACCCACTATGATGCTGTCGCCAATTCTGCAGCATCAGGAGTGCTTTCAGCTGGGCTAAGTTCAG GAGTTCCTTGCATCTTTGGTGTTCTAACCTGCGACGATATGGACCAG GCACTGAATCGTGCCGGTGGTAAATCCGGCAACAAGGGCGCCGAGACTGCTTTAACAGCA ATTGAGATGGCTTCTTTATTTCAACACCATCTGAAGTAA
- the LOC120260788 gene encoding uncharacterized protein LOC120260788 — protein MSKALKLGRKSSDETLITNPSTKKKNNPNARNPLKDLNVVSSSAVAPKSRCFSFIHRPKSPASTPPNPKSHSSKAPVSSSKLQGKSERNALKSNRNGPRRANSKNSNVGLKKDVILESAPAAATTPPLEKTLLGTPTSNVTPPVLVSISPEIIGASVVTPAPVCFGAGHVMTGVTDRRKCRPRGILTIGEDRVSDGSRVSSAAPPLAEASMHWLSSPSKNEGSSCSTVQLARCNGEASVNWLISPMDDGKISACNNGSLISKAPVLNMGIGYDQENWSFSPIGCNNAASPEIGGSMSIKSSISERTPLSGYDVWRTSTSESNISPFSMILRRAEEMSTCKVFRPYQERVGNRYGSAMHNSPFSDGSLGSGNVILTPSSCSSSGKQAAKCPFETNSFAEVLGNIRLPPQQVAVNNDVNSQLPLPEISFQFRCPATPSNSVDLSQFLKPSCSKGLPTEESCLVKKELSCADLRISWREGLISRIFEADDMDCFHWLSDDEEDNASCNGVDMVEHKLHPKSGSDGKAPSLGDKNDLQRTDAFGSIELPYDKLSLQKGEADVTTRILSCAESISTDGGGLISSGDSDWTLFYKNHLFEV, from the coding sequence ATGAGCAAAGCTCTGAAGCTCGGGCGCAAGAGCTCCGACGAAACCCTAATCACCAACCCATccaccaagaagaagaacaacccaAACGCCAGGAATCCATTGAAGGACCTCAATGTCGTCTCATCCTCCGCCGTTGCCCCTAAATCCCGTTGCTTCAGCTTCATCCACCGCCCCAAATCCCCTGCTTCCACCCCTCCTAATCCTAAGAGTCATTCGTCGAAAGCCCCTGTGAGTTCCTCAAAATTGCAGGGAAAATCAGAGAGAAATGCGTTGAAATCGAACCGTAATGGTCCCCGTCGAGCCAATTCGAAGAATTCTAATGTTGGTTTGAAGAAAGATGTCATCTTGGAGAGTGCCCCTGCTGCTGCTACTACTCCTCCTCTGGAGAAAACTCTTCTCGGGACTCCGACGAGCAATGTTACACCACCAGTGTTGGTTTCCATCTCGCCGGAGATCATCGGAGCGTCAGTGGTTACTCCGGCACCTGTTTGTTTCGGTGCTGGTCATGTGATGACGGGAGTGACTGATCGGAGGAAATGTAGGCCTAGAGGCATACTCACCATTGGCGAAGATAGGGTTAGCGATGGGTCTCGTGTTTCTTCAGCTGCACCACCGCTAGCTGAGGCTTCAATGCACTGGTTGTCATCTCCGTCCAAGAATGAAGGGAGTTCCTGTTCTACTGTCCAGTTGGCACGTTGCAATGGTGAAGCTTCAGTGAATTGGTTGATTTCCCCCATGGATGATGGAAAAATAAGTGCTTGTAATAATGGCTCATTAATCTCAAAAGCTCCAGTTTTGAACATGGGCATTGGTTATGATCAAGAGAATTGGAGTTTTTCTCCTATTGGTTGTAATAATGCAGCATCACCTGAGATTGGAGGATCTATGAGTATTAAATCTTCGATTTCTGAGAGGACACCATTATCTGGTTATGATGTTTGGAGAACTTCCACAAGTGAGAGTAATATTAGTCCTTTCTCAATGATTTTAAGGAGGGCAGAAGAAATGTCAACATGCAAAGTTTTCAGGCCTTATCAAGAGAGAGTTGGTAACCGCTATGGTTCGGCAATGCATAATTCACCCTTCTCTGATGGTTCTTTAGGGAGTGGCAATGTCATTTTGACACCATCTTCATGTTCAAGCTCTGGAAAGCAAGCGGCAAAGTGCCCCTTTGAGACTAATTCATTTGCCGAAGTTCTTGGAAACATCAGGCTGCCCCCTCAGCAGGTAGCAGTGAACAACGATGTAAACAGTCAATTGCCATTGCCTGAAATTAGCTTTCAGTTTCGCTGCCCAGCCACTCCATCAAACTCTGTTGACTTGAGTCAATTTCTAAAGCCTTCATGCAGTAAGGGACTCCCAACAGAAGAGTCTTGTTTGGTTAAGAAGGAGTTGTCCTGCGCTGATTTGAGGATATCTTGGAGAGAAGGACTCATCAGTAGAATCTTTGAAGCAGATGACATGGATTGTTTTCATTGGCTTTCAGACGATGAAGAAGATAATGCCTCTTGTAATGGAGTAGACATGGTTGAACATAAGCTTCATCCTAAGTCTGGCTCAGATGGTAAAGCCCCTTCACTGGGAGACAAAAATGACCTGCAAAGAACAGATGCTTTTGGATCTATAGAACTCCCTTATGACAAATTAAGCCTACAAAAAGGTGAAGCTGACGTTACTACTAGAATACTTTCCTGTGCAGAGTCCATTAGCACAGATGGAGGTGGACTGATATCTTCGGGTGATTCTGATTGGACCCTCTTTTATAAAAACCATTTATTTGAAGTATGA
- the LOC120260510 gene encoding diacylglycerol kinase 2-like, with translation MDIGVSIFKIYTELDDASGPMLLGCLITGLFGLVALIYGFLRLQRQTSLNWVKAAARAKKKIWKKFKLPVSPHCWSKDDCSGDRPSACCVCLTSLTSPQTQGANGADNVSLLQCSICGVAAHFNCSQYAAKDCKCVAQAGSSQLLHHWSEKWAESDENSDLSSFCHYCDEPCGIPFLVVSPVWRCLWCQCLIHVSCHAKLLKETGNVCDLGPLRRLILPPLSVSEINGDGATGGMLNSIKEEIIASSFRGQLKRRRNRSKNRNNQTVYRTTKDKVHNSTAAAHLTLESVLKFFLGLERPNNRETNSKQRSNLESIKCNSLGLSQKNGEIVNMGQKRKYKLVDLPLDARPLLVFINAKSGAQYGPSLRRKLNTLLNPVQVFELSSSQGPEVGLRLFRNVQYFRVLVCGGDGTVAWVLDAIERENFESPPPVAILPLGTGNDLSRVLQWGGGLSSVEGQGGLAALLHEIDHAAVTMLDRWNVCITEEIEDPTQQIKQVKFMTNYLGVGCDAKVAYDFHMSREERPDKFSSQFVNKLRYAKEGARDIVDRTCAGLPWEVSLQVDGNDIKIPEDAEGVLVLNIGSYMGGVNLWQNEYEHNDDFELQSMHDKVLEVVCIFGTWHLGKLQVGLSQARRLAQGRTIKLQLHSPFPVQVDGEPWIQQPGCLEITHHGQTFMLRRASEEPTGHAAAIMTEVLVNAECSGLINAGQKRELLQQMALRLT, from the exons ATGGATATAGGAGTTTCTATCTTCAAGATTTATACTGAGCTTGATGATGCATCTGGTCCTATGCTTTTGGGATGTCTCATCACTGGGTTGTTTGGACTAGTAGCACTCATTTATGGATTCCTTAGGTTGCAAAGACAAACATCACTGAACTGGGTCAAAGCTGCTGCAAGAGCTAAGAAGAAAATATGGAAGAAATTTAAGCTCCCTGTTTCACCCCATTGTTGGTCTAAAGATGATTGCTCTGGTGACCGGCCCTCCGCTTGTTGTGTGTGTTTAACTTCATTGACATCTCCACAAACCCAAGGTGCAAATGGCGCAGATAATGTCTCTCTTCTTCAATGCTCTATCTGTGGTGTGGCAGCACATTTCAATTGTTCTCAGTATGCGGCGAAGGATTGCAAGTGCGTGGCACAAGCTGGTTCTTCACAATTGCTGCATCACTGGTCTGAAAAATGGGCTGAGTCAGATGAGAACTCTGATTTGTCCTCCTTTTGCCATTATTGTGATGAGCCATGTGGCATTCCTTTTCTTGTTGTTTCCCCTGTATGGCGTTGCTTATGGTGTCAGTGTCTCATACATGTGAGTTGTCATGCCAAATTATTGAAAGAGACTGGCAATGTATGTGATTTGGGTCCTCTAAGAAGACTGATTCTGCCACCTCTATCAGTGAGTGAAATAAATGGTGATGGTGCAACTGGGGGAATGTTGAACTCCATCAAGGAAGAGATAATTGCTTCATCATTCAGAGGCCAGCTCAAGAGGAGGCGCAATCGAAGTAAAAACAGAAACAATCAGACTGTTTACAGAACAACTAAAGATAAAGTTCACAATTCCACTGCAGCTGCACACTTGACACTTGAATCTGTGCTAAAGTTTTTTCTTGGACTGGAGAGGCCAAACAACAGAGAAACTAATTCAAAGCAGAGGAGTAATTTAGAAAGCATTAAATGCAACTCACTTGGTTTAAGCCAGAAAAATGGTGAAATTGTTAATATGGGACAGAAGCGGAAGTATAAACTTGTGGATTTGCCACTAGATGCCAGGCCcctacttgtttttattaatgcTAAGAGTGGAGCTCAATATGGACCATCTCTTAGGAGGAAGTTGAACACCTTGTTGAATCCTGTACAG GTTTTTGAACTTAGTTCTTCCCAAGGGCCAGAGGTTGGGTTGCGGTTATTTCGTAATGTGCAATATTTTAGAGTTCTTGTCTGTGGTGGAGATGGTACAGTGGCCTGGGTTCTTGATGCTATTGAAAGGGAAAATTTTGAGTCCCCACCACCAGTTGCTATACTCCCACTTGGAACTGGTAATGATTTATCTCGGGTTTTGCAATGGGGAGGAGGTTTGTCCTCAGTTGAAGGACAAGGTGGTTTAGCTGCACTTCTTCATGAAATCGACCATGCAGCAGTAACTATGCTTGATCGTTGGAATGTCTGTATCACAGAGGAAATTGAAGATCCAACTCAACAGATAAAACAAGTGAAGTTCATGACAAATTATTTAG GTGTTGGATGTGATGCTAAGGTTGCATATGACTTTCACATGTCTCGTGAGGAAAGACCTGATAAGTTCTCTAGCCAG TTTGTGAATAAATTGCGGTATGCCAAAGAAGGTGCAAGAGATATCGTGGACAGAACTTGTGCTGGTTTACCATGGGAAGTGAGCCTTCAAGTTGATGGCAATGACATTAAAATCCCAGAG GACGCAGAAGGTGTCCTCGTGCTGAACATTGGCAGTTACATGGGAGGTGTCAATCTCTGGCAAAACGAGTATGAGCACAATGATGATTTTGAGCTACAGTCAATGCATGATAAAGTGCTTGAAGTTGTTTGCATATTCGGAACATGGCACCTTGGTAAACTTcag GTAGGACTTTCACAAGCTCGAAGGTTAGCCCAAGGGAGAACAATTAAACTGCAACTTCACAGCCCATTTCCTGTTCAAGTTGATGGAGAACCATGGATCCAGCAACCTGGTTGCCTGGAAATAACACATCATGGGCAG ACATTTATGTTAAGGAGGGCATCTGAGGAGCCTACTGGGCATGCTGCTGCTATAATGACAGAGGTTCTTGTCAATGCTGAATGCAGTGGCCTGATCAATGCTGGTCAGAAGAGAGAGCTCCTCCAACAAATGGCGCTTCGTCTCACCTGA